A genomic stretch from Telopea speciosissima isolate NSW1024214 ecotype Mountain lineage chromosome 7, Tspe_v1, whole genome shotgun sequence includes:
- the LOC122668523 gene encoding uncharacterized protein LOC122668523 codes for MNASTKRLGIKKVCKDHQAKLVCLLETKVKVDNCGAIFENFISDWKYVHNGEVDNTIRIWLGWDPSFLNVEEIQKTKQFIHAKVSILGTAVSFLCTVVYAHNTVAGRKDLWEDVGRLASAIATPWAVLGDFNVIRNHNEKIGGDPVRFEAIDDFNTFIEDSGLIDLKWKGEAMTWNNRQSGDARICCKLDRVMVNLAWMDVFRTSKAVFHPPGLSDHSPVVVAVLYEANFGPKPFRFFESWIGRDGFDDMVRKGWEQPVSLQLNPILRFAAQLRNVKKELKKWNKECIGDVFVAVKAAQAELHQSQCNLRDHPDDPNLVSLETQAKVKLWEALAFEEKFLKEKSRVKHIQLGDGNNSFFHKSMLCRQNRRHILEIIGEGGDIVKDPSRIKDEAVSFYKKLFGSDLVDGGCFPNSVPLQNGFSNTKDVLFHVSIEESKGLDYDLNLMLDLFNGPKLTHWYISLTPESLSVAYEMESTFNYQFFSSKRKVKGVTSDCSLVFLFSLDTKEYNNARYYDGCSLGAPINSKSIKVIPKVPTEQQHR; via the exons atgaatgcctcaactaaacggctggggattaagaaggtgtgCAAAGACCATCAGGCTAAATTGGTTTGTTTACTAGAAACAAAAGTTAAGGTGGATAATTGTGGTgctatttttgaaaattttatttcagattggaaGTATGTACACAATGGTGAGGTTGATAATACAATTCGGATTTGGTTGGGCTGGGATCCGAGCTTTTtaaatgttgaagaaattcagAAAACTAAGCAGTTTATTCATGCCAAGGTGTCGATTTTGGGAACTGCTGTCTCCTTCCTTTGCACCGTAGTGTATGCTCATAATACGGTGGCAGGCCGGAAGGATTTGTGGGAGGATGTTGGAAGACTTGCTAGTGCTATTGCCACTCCATGGGCTGTCTTAGGGGATTTCAATGTGATTCGAAATCATAATGAGAAAATTGGTGGAGACCCTGTTCGGTTTGAGGCTATTGATGATTTTAACACTTTTATTGAGGACTCTGGGCTGATTGACTTgaagtggaaaggggaagcAATGACTTGGAATAACAGGCAAAGTGGAGATGCTAGAATTTGCTGTAAGCTAGACAGGGTGATGGTAAACTTGGCTTGGATGGATGTCTTCAGAACTTCAAAGGCTGTCTTTCACCCTCCTGGTCTCTCTGACCACTCTCCTGTAGTGGTGGCTGTGTTATATGAGGCTAATTTtggccctaaacctttcaggttttttgaaTCTTGGATTGGCAGAGATGGGTTTGATGATATGGTTCGGAAGGGCTGGGAGCAGCCTGTTAGTTTGCAACTCAACCCCATTCTTAGGTTTGCTGCCCagttaaggaatgttaaaaaaGAGCTGAAAAAGTGGAATAAAgagtgcattggagatgtttttgtTGCGGTAAAGGCTGCACAAGCTGAGTTGCACCAATCTCAATGCAATCTTAGGGACCACCCTGATGATCCGAATCTAGTTTCTTTGGAGACTCAAGCTAAGGTGAAATTATGGGAAGCCTTGGCCTTTGAAGAAAAGTTTTTGAAGGAGAAGTCTAGGGTGAAACATATTCAgctgggggatggtaataatagtttctttcaTAAATCCATGCTTTGTAGGCAGAATAGGAGGCATATTCTCGAGATTATAGGGGAAGGAGGTGACATTGTTAAGGATCCTAGCCGAATTAAAGATGAAGCTGTCTCTTTTTACAAGAAGTTGTTTGGATCTGATTTGGTGGATGGTGGTTGTTTTCCTAACTCAGTCCCCTTGCAGAATGGCTT TTCTAATACAAAGGATGTGTTGTTCCATGTTAGCATAGAAGAATCAAAGGGTTTAGATTATGATCTCAACTTGATGCTGGATCTTTTTAATGGTCCAAAGCTGACACATTGGTACATTAGTCTTACTCCAGAATCTCTCTCAGTTGCTTATGAAATGGAGAGTACTTTTAACTATCAATTTTTCTCTTCAAAGAGAAAGGTCAAAGGTGTGACAAGTGACTGCAGCTTGGTGTTTCTTTTCAGTTTAGACACCAAAGAATACAATAATGCAAGATACTATGATGGGTGCTCCCTAGGAGCACCAATCAACTCCAAATCCATCAAGGTGATCCCTAAGGTGCCAACAGAACAGCAACACAGGTAA